The following are encoded in a window of Sminthopsis crassicaudata isolate SCR6 chromosome 3, ASM4859323v1, whole genome shotgun sequence genomic DNA:
- the LOC141560377 gene encoding uncharacterized protein LOC141560377, which translates to MRRSGPRHRIFALYLENIQQPSDLRSQGHNIPVSSPRKERNAGGPWWMRHLGFDIPPKALALLLILINPPPRSASRAETTHRAPNRNSKVHPIFTNDSETSPKAVPKALTSTIRPQELCSEKAGPNHPEKFSAFKKLRSKEETALSPLSNSTPLDPVFRLRDTSTPKCVRKLAAEMLQEEWSCPENANPPSPIRTSAINIRPKVQPISNPVSSTIPECSYKDDSEMILGECSKQQKSTLSRLAKLITTQKRRGKVNPAFVIHSHSSQTTQGGHSG; encoded by the coding sequence ATGAGACGCTCAGGTCCCCGTCACCGTATTTTTgccttgtatttggaaaatattcaGCAACCCTCCGACCTCAGGAGCCAGGGGCACAATATTCCTGTGAGCTCACCAAGGAAGGAGAGGAACGCTGGGGGCCCTTGGTGGATGAGACATTTAGGCTTTGACATTCCTCCTAAGGCCCTGgctcttcttttgattttgattaatcCACCCCCTCGTTCTGCATCCCGTGCTGAAACAACACACAGAGCTCCAAACAGGAACAGCAAAGTCCATCCTATTTTCACAAATGATTCAGAAACTTCACCCAAGGCTGTCCCCAAGGCCCTCACCTCCACCATCAGGCCTCAGGAATTATGCTCTGAAAAAGCCGGTCCCAACCACCCTGAAAAATTCAGTGCATTTAAGAAACTAAGATCTAAAGAGGAAACTGCCCTTAGCCCTCTCTCCAACAGTACCCCACTGGACCCTGTCTTTCGCCTTCGGGACACCAGTACACCAAAATGTGTTCGGAAACTTGCTGCAGAAATGCTCCAAGAAGAATGGTCTTGTCCAGAAAATGCTAATCCCCCCAGCCCTATCAGAACCAGTGCCATTAATATAAGACCTAAAGTACAGCCTATCTCCAACCCTGTCTCCAGCACTATTCCAGAGTGTAGCTACAAAGATGACTCAGAAATGATACTAGGAGAATGCTCCAAACAACAAAAATCCACCCTATCCCGCCTTGCCAAACTCATTACAACTCAAAAGAGGAGGGGTAAAGTGAACCCTGCCTTTGTCATCCACTCCCATTCCTCCCAAACAACCCAGGGAGGCCATTCTGGCTAA